A stretch of the Candidatus Buchananbacteria bacterium genome encodes the following:
- a CDS encoding pyridoxal phosphate-dependent aminotransferase, producing the protein MQPILSKRSSRVLASPIRKFLPLVRQAEHQGVEVIKLNVGDPDILPPAAFLQTVKQYRSKNLGYAPSPGIIEHNQAWVKYYKNFNLHLKPENIIPTVGCAEAMLLAMIAAADPGEEILVFEPLYTSYKGLAASLNIKLVPVTLTLDNNFTLPRRSEIIKKISKKTKAILIVNPANPSGKVLTIPELKMIGEIATKYNLLVLGDETYREIVFDTKPSSLLTMTKIRNRLIVLDSASKRFSLPGARIGCLVSYNQEIMATLLRLAMIRLSAPTLEQLGLIPLLNNAKGYTRKITSEYRTRRNVLTKSLLQIPGVACHKPQGAFYLIARLPVKNSEDFIKFLITDFRHHNQTVMLTPAKEFYLTPGHGTNEVRIAYVLNSTKLKRAATIIGEALKKYQTKP; encoded by the coding sequence ATGCAACCAATTTTATCAAAAAGATCCAGTCGCGTATTAGCATCACCAATCAGAAAATTTCTACCGCTGGTGCGACAAGCCGAACACCAAGGTGTTGAAGTGATCAAACTCAACGTTGGCGATCCTGACATCCTGCCCCCGGCTGCATTTTTACAAACGGTTAAACAGTACCGTTCAAAAAATCTTGGATATGCTCCGTCGCCGGGCATCATTGAACATAACCAAGCCTGGGTCAAATATTATAAAAATTTTAACCTCCACTTAAAACCGGAAAATATTATTCCGACCGTCGGCTGTGCTGAAGCAATGTTGCTGGCGATGATTGCCGCCGCCGACCCCGGAGAAGAAATTTTAGTTTTTGAACCGCTCTACACCAGCTATAAAGGATTAGCCGCCAGCCTGAATATAAAACTTGTTCCCGTCACTCTCACCTTAGATAATAATTTTACCTTACCCAGGCGTTCTGAAATCATCAAAAAAATTTCCAAAAAAACCAAAGCAATCCTAATCGTCAATCCTGCAAATCCCAGTGGTAAAGTGCTCACCATACCCGAACTAAAAATGATTGGTGAGATTGCCACCAAATATAACCTGCTGGTCTTAGGTGACGAAACCTACCGCGAAATTGTTTTTGATACTAAGCCGTCCAGCTTGCTAACCATGACTAAAATTAGAAACCGCCTAATTGTTTTAGACAGCGCCTCAAAAAGATTTTCATTGCCCGGCGCGCGCATCGGCTGCTTGGTAAGTTATAATCAAGAAATCATGGCCACCCTGCTTCGCTTGGCGATGATTCGACTTTCCGCACCAACCCTTGAACAACTTGGCTTAATTCCGTTGCTCAACAACGCCAAAGGCTACACTAGAAAAATCACTAGTGAGTACCGCACTCGCCGCAACGTGCTCACCAAATCTCTGTTGCAAATCCCCGGCGTCGCTTGTCACAAACCTCAAGGCGCCTTCTACTTAATTGCCCGATTGCCAGTCAAAAACAGCGAAGACTTTATTAAATTTTTAATCACTGATTTTCGTCACCATAATCAAACAGTGATGTTAACGCCGGCCAAGGAATTTTATCTCACGCCCGGACACGGTACCAATGAGGTACGAATTGCCTATGTCCTTAACAGCACCAAACTGAAACGGGCGGCAACAATTATCGGCGAAGCATTAAAGAAATATCAAACCAAGCCATGA
- the ppcA gene encoding phosphoenolpyruvate carboxylase, whose product MRLIPATMATQHPDNACAPYWEKDGDGFVSTREETLECYSAFKDLGCQEFMWDWEGKYVDEAVADRLFYKYHHYFKAQQLGRDKFLTFRIPNIRHEKGYGLARAMMGILTAENFARDLGLHTPPIFEVILPMTDQASDIIHIQKTFRRLAEFKAKLFGDVCNFNQLHILPLIEDIPGLINCRQLLAEYLKLYQKEFKHRPPYLRLHIARSDPALNSGLVPAVVAGKIALSEYHRFGREHKIKIFPAIGVGTLPFRGSLSPKRIDDFLKEYPGMRTVYIQSAFRYDFKLKEVTSAIKKLNTKLPQTPIKIYSRAELVEAKTVCELFMPPYKQTVEGLANTINRLSKQVPSRRERKLHIGLFGYSRGIGKKRLPRAIPFTAVCYSLGLPPELIGTGRGLSLLSKTNIDIEKYYRNFKKDIVLAGRFLNKNNLAILSKKNRHFKAIQKDIFLIEKHLGITLGPKTKAEWQHQKISAAVLARWQQKKSISKKIIASGKLRQSLG is encoded by the coding sequence ATGAGACTGATCCCGGCCACCATGGCCACTCAACACCCCGACAATGCCTGTGCGCCGTATTGGGAAAAAGACGGCGACGGATTTGTTTCTACACGAGAGGAAACTTTAGAATGCTATTCAGCATTCAAGGATTTGGGTTGCCAAGAATTTATGTGGGACTGGGAAGGCAAATATGTTGATGAAGCTGTTGCCGACCGTCTGTTTTATAAATACCATCATTATTTTAAAGCCCAGCAGTTGGGGCGGGATAAGTTTTTGACTTTTCGCATCCCAAACATTCGCCACGAAAAAGGCTACGGCTTAGCCCGGGCGATGATGGGAATTTTAACGGCCGAAAACTTTGCCCGCGATCTCGGACTCCACACACCGCCAATCTTTGAGGTGATCTTGCCCATGACCGATCAGGCCAGCGACATTATACATATTCAAAAAACTTTCAGGCGTCTGGCGGAATTTAAAGCTAAGCTGTTTGGCGATGTCTGCAATTTCAACCAGCTTCACATCCTTCCTTTAATTGAAGACATCCCCGGACTGATCAATTGCCGCCAACTACTTGCCGAGTATCTTAAACTGTACCAAAAAGAATTTAAGCACCGTCCGCCGTACCTGCGGTTGCATATTGCCCGAAGCGACCCAGCCCTAAACAGTGGTCTAGTTCCCGCGGTTGTGGCTGGAAAAATTGCGCTTTCTGAATACCACCGATTTGGCCGGGAACATAAAATTAAAATCTTTCCGGCAATTGGTGTTGGCACTCTGCCATTTCGTGGCAGCTTGTCACCTAAACGCATTGATGACTTTCTCAAAGAATATCCGGGCATGAGAACCGTATATATCCAGTCGGCCTTTCGCTATGACTTCAAATTAAAAGAAGTAACGTCAGCAATTAAAAAGCTAAACACTAAGCTACCGCAGACTCCAATTAAAATCTACAGCCGCGCCGAACTCGTAGAAGCTAAAACCGTTTGTGAATTGTTTATGCCGCCCTACAAACAAACCGTTGAGGGTCTGGCTAACACCATCAACCGTCTCTCAAAACAGGTGCCAAGTAGGCGGGAGCGAAAATTACATATTGGGCTGTTTGGATATTCCCGGGGCATCGGCAAAAAACGTCTACCTCGAGCAATTCCGTTTACTGCCGTTTGCTATTCACTAGGATTGCCGCCGGAGCTGATTGGTACCGGGAGGGGATTAAGCCTGCTAAGCAAAACTAATATTGATATTGAAAAATACTACCGCAACTTTAAAAAAGATATTGTCTTAGCCGGTCGATTTTTAAATAAAAACAACCTGGCAATATTAAGTAAAAAAAATCGCCACTTTAAGGCCATTCAAAAGGATATATTTTTAATTGAGAAACATCTTGGCATCACCCTGGGACCCAAAACCAAGGCTGAGTGGCAACACCAAAAAATTTCTGCCGCCGTTCTAGCGCGCTGGCAGCAAAAAAAATCAATCAGTAAAAAAATTATTGCTTCCGGCAAATTGCGTCAGAGCTTAGGTTAA
- a CDS encoding ribonuclease HII: MRYPNKRQEKKLHRHGYKLIVGIDEAGKGSWAGPIVAGAVILNPDIKIKGIKDSKLLRRPDRERLFKEITASAIGWSVGVVSNQSIDRLGITEANKLAMTRALKKLVPQPDCLLIDAVVLEYNNIKTIPIIDGDHKVTSIAAASIIAKVSRDALMDEFDESFPQWGFKQHKGYGTAHHFHMINEHGICDLHRKSFRPIKDFLN, from the coding sequence ATGAGGTACCCAAACAAACGGCAAGAAAAAAAATTACACCGCCACGGCTATAAGCTAATTGTCGGCATTGACGAAGCCGGCAAAGGCTCATGGGCTGGACCCATTGTTGCCGGAGCAGTTATCCTTAACCCGGATATTAAAATTAAAGGAATTAAAGATTCTAAACTACTACGCCGGCCTGACCGGGAGCGACTCTTTAAAGAAATAACTGCAAGCGCTATCGGTTGGTCTGTTGGAGTCGTCAGCAATCAATCGATCGATCGCCTGGGAATCACCGAGGCAAACAAGCTGGCGATGACCCGAGCTTTAAAAAAACTCGTCCCTCAACCGGATTGTCTTTTGATTGATGCCGTAGTTTTAGAATACAACAACATTAAAACCATTCCGATTATCGACGGCGACCATAAAGTTACCTCTATTGCCGCCGCCTCCATCATCGCCAAAGTCAGCCGCGACGCCTTAATGGACGAATTCGACGAGTCGTTTCCACAGTGGGGTTTCAAACAGCATAAAGGATATGGTACCGCTCACCATTTTCACATGATCAATGAACACGGCATCTGCGACCTTCACCGAAAAAGTTTTCGCCCAATTAAAGATTTCCTTAATTGA
- a CDS encoding methyltransferase domain-containing protein, whose product MVYISGGNELLDPTEILARLGVKRGSRLADLGCGGAGHFIIPAAQIVGSNTTVYAVDIMKSVLRSVTSKAAIEGVNNIKPIWSNLEVFNATKIPDQSLDFSLLINILFQSKDDESIIREAVRLLKPGGKLLVIDWNNVPSTIGPAVDDRISPDEVKKICARLKLTLTDEFDAGNYHFGLIFTK is encoded by the coding sequence ATGGTTTACATCTCCGGAGGCAATGAATTATTAGACCCAACCGAGATTCTAGCGCGGCTCGGGGTTAAACGCGGCTCACGCCTGGCCGATTTAGGCTGCGGGGGAGCTGGTCATTTTATTATTCCCGCCGCCCAAATAGTTGGCAGTAATACCACAGTCTATGCCGTTGACATCATGAAATCAGTTTTACGTTCAGTCACCAGCAAAGCAGCAATTGAGGGCGTAAACAATATCAAACCGATCTGGTCGAACCTGGAAGTTTTTAACGCCACCAAAATTCCCGACCAAAGCCTTGACTTCAGCCTGCTGATTAATATACTATTTCAATCAAAGGACGACGAAAGCATTATCCGCGAAGCGGTTCGCCTTCTGAAACCGGGGGGCAAATTGCTCGTCATTGACTGGAACAATGTACCATCTACTATTGGTCCGGCCGTCGATGACCGCATCAGCCCGGATGAAGTAAAAAAGATCTGTGCCAGACTAAAGTTAACACTGACTGATGAGTTTGATGCCGGCAATTACCACTTTGGATTAATTTTTACAAAATGA
- a CDS encoding YraN family protein codes for MFSKKTVGRLGEDLAANFLRDQGYTILARNYVTRRGEIDIVCKKNKTIIFVEVKTRSNNTCGYPEEAITKTKAAHLINSAFEYMKYTKQSWQIDLITVELFRHQPPVITHWPQIIDETAHS; via the coding sequence ATGTTTTCCAAAAAAACTGTTGGCCGGCTAGGAGAAGATTTAGCTGCCAATTTTCTTAGAGATCAAGGTTACACAATTTTAGCCCGCAACTACGTTACTCGGCGCGGCGAAATTGACATTGTCTGCAAAAAAAATAAAACGATTATTTTTGTTGAAGTCAAAACTAGATCAAATAACACCTGCGGATATCCCGAAGAGGCGATCACCAAAACCAAGGCCGCTCATTTAATTAACAGCGCCTTTGAATATATGAAATACACTAAGCAGTCCTGGCAGATTGACCTGATAACCGTAGAATTATTTCGTCATCAGCCGCCAGTAATTACCCACTGGCCACAAATCATTGATGAAACCGCCCACTCTTGA
- the nusA gene encoding transcription termination/antitermination protein NusA codes for MNQSSIAEAVKQICDEKGITVESVVQTIEAALAAAYRKDFGEKNQNIKVEFDLETGKAKVFDVKTVVEDQPEEDLTEEGEGETPEKKAENEVDENGEEVKRFNPKTDIQITDAKVINKKYELGDEIKTPLEIPGDFGRMAAQTAKQVIVQKLRETERETIYEEFKKLEGEIMVGTVQRREGHLVLMDLGRTTALLPPEEQIRSENYVPGAHFKVFILSVNQTTKGPEIIVSRSHPEIVKKLFSLEIPEIASGAVQIKAVSREAGSRSKIAVHTDQENIDPIGSCIGQRGARIQTIISELKGEKVDIIKYSEDPQEYIANALSPAKILDIKTDDSEKIATAKVAEDQLSLAIGKSGQNVRLAAKLTGWKIDIISEAGKKVEEEADDEINDEDEATGEESAETKEEKTGDIKAPKEKKTKKSKKDS; via the coding sequence ATGAACCAATCTTCTATTGCCGAAGCGGTTAAGCAGATTTGCGATGAAAAAGGCATCACTGTTGAATCAGTGGTCCAAACCATTGAAGCTGCTTTAGCTGCAGCCTACCGTAAGGATTTCGGCGAAAAAAATCAAAACATTAAAGTTGAATTTGATCTGGAAACCGGCAAAGCCAAAGTGTTTGACGTTAAAACCGTGGTTGAAGATCAGCCCGAAGAAGACCTCACAGAAGAAGGCGAAGGTGAAACACCAGAAAAAAAGGCTGAAAACGAAGTTGACGAAAATGGCGAAGAGGTAAAACGATTCAATCCAAAAACTGATATTCAGATTACCGACGCCAAAGTAATCAACAAAAAATATGAACTGGGTGACGAAATTAAAACACCTCTAGAAATTCCTGGCGATTTTGGTCGGATGGCAGCCCAAACCGCCAAACAAGTTATTGTTCAGAAGCTGCGCGAAACCGAACGAGAAACCATCTACGAAGAATTCAAAAAGTTAGAAGGCGAAATTATGGTCGGCACTGTCCAGCGACGAGAAGGCCATTTAGTTTTAATGGATTTAGGCCGAACCACCGCCCTATTACCGCCTGAAGAACAAATTCGAAGCGAAAATTATGTTCCGGGAGCTCACTTTAAAGTGTTTATCTTAAGTGTTAACCAAACTACTAAGGGTCCGGAAATTATCGTTTCCCGCTCGCATCCGGAAATTGTCAAAAAATTGTTCTCGCTGGAAATTCCAGAAATCGCTAGCGGTGCAGTGCAAATCAAAGCTGTTTCTCGCGAAGCCGGCTCACGTTCCAAAATTGCTGTTCACACCGACCAGGAAAATATTGATCCAATTGGTTCATGTATTGGTCAGCGCGGCGCTAGAATTCAAACCATTATCTCAGAGCTCAAGGGAGAAAAAGTTGATATCATTAAATACAGCGAAGACCCGCAGGAATATATTGCTAACGCCTTAAGCCCCGCAAAAATCTTAGACATCAAAACCGATGACAGCGAAAAAATCGCCACCGCCAAAGTCGCTGAAGATCAATTGTCGCTCGCCATTGGTAAATCCGGCCAAAACGTCCGGCTCGCCGCCAAACTTACTGGCTGGAAAATTGACATCATTTCTGAAGCCGGAAAAAAAGTTGAGGAAGAAGCTGATGATGAGATAAACGACGAAGACGAGGCAACAGGTGAAGAATCGGCTGAAACTAAAGAGGAAAAAACGGGCGATATTAAGGCCCCTAAAGAGAAAAAAACCAAAAAATCTAAAAAAGATTCTTAA